Proteins encoded within one genomic window of Halobacteroides halobius DSM 5150:
- the rpsJ gene encoding 30S ribosomal protein S10 codes for MAEQGRDKIRIKLKGYEHQLLDNSAEKIVKTANKTGAGVSGPVPLPTKKEVFTILRSPHVNSKSREQFEIRTHKRLIDIKEPTPKTIDSLMRLDLPAGVDIEIKL; via the coding sequence ATGGCGGAACAAGGTAGAGATAAAATCAGAATCAAATTAAAAGGTTATGAACATCAATTATTGGATAATTCTGCAGAGAAGATTGTAAAGACAGCTAATAAAACTGGAGCTGGAGTTTCAGGTCCTGTTCCATTACCAACTAAAAAGGAAGTATTTACTATTTTACGTTCTCCACATGTTAATAGTAAGTCGAGAGAACAATTTGAGATCAGAACTCATAAACGATTAATTGATATTAAAGAACCGACACCTAAGACTATTGATTCATTGATGAGGTTAGATTTACCTGCAGGTGTCGACATTGAAATTAAATTATAA
- the rplC gene encoding 50S ribosomal protein L3, with amino-acid sequence MKGILGKKIGMTQVFNDDGEVIPVTVVKAGPCPVIQKKTEEVDGYSAVQLGFEDAKAFRVNKPVTGHFEKYGIEPKKYIKEFRLDGVEELETGDEVKVDTFSAGDKIDVTGTSKGKGFAGTVKRWNFSTGPKTHGSRNYRLPGSIGQSADPARVFKGKKMAGHMGREKVTVQNLEVVKVDLEKDVLLVKGSVPGPKKGLLTIEKAVK; translated from the coding sequence ATGAAAGGCATTTTAGGAAAAAAAATTGGTATGACACAGGTCTTCAATGATGACGGAGAAGTTATACCGGTAACAGTTGTTAAAGCAGGGCCTTGTCCTGTGATTCAGAAAAAAACTGAAGAGGTTGATGGATATAGTGCTGTTCAATTAGGATTTGAGGATGCTAAAGCTTTTAGGGTGAATAAACCAGTAACAGGTCACTTTGAGAAATATGGAATTGAGCCTAAAAAGTATATTAAAGAGTTTAGACTTGATGGTGTAGAAGAATTAGAGACAGGTGATGAGGTTAAAGTTGATACTTTTAGTGCTGGTGATAAGATTGATGTAACTGGTACTTCTAAAGGTAAAGGATTTGCTGGTACAGTAAAGAGATGGAATTTTTCTACTGGGCCAAAAACTCACGGTTCTAGAAATTACAGATTACCTGGTTCTATAGGACAGAGTGCTGATCCGGCAAGAGTGTTCAAAGGTAAAAAAATGGCCGGTCATATGGGACGAGAAAAAGTGACAGTTCAAAATTTAGAAGTTGTTAAAGTCGATCTTGAAAAGGATGTATTATTAGTTAAAGGTTCTGTTCCAGGACCTAAAAAAGGATTATTAACTATCGAAAAGGCAGTAAAGTAG
- the rplD gene encoding 50S ribosomal protein L4, translating into MPELPLYDTEGQTVGNVDLNDEIFDVEINENVVHEAVTAQLAAKRAGTAKTKTRGQVRGGGRKPWRQKGTGRARHGSIRSPIWVGGGTTFGPQPRSYEKNVPKKVKKLAVKSALSAKVAENSLSVVDEFDFEQPKTKQMVSVLDNFKAADKKVLIVLNVRDNNIYKSASNIPGVKVVTSNQVNVYDVLNSDKVLITKGAINQVEEVLAV; encoded by the coding sequence ATGCCAGAATTACCTTTATATGATACTGAGGGTCAAACAGTAGGTAATGTTGACCTAAATGATGAAATCTTTGATGTAGAAATAAATGAAAATGTTGTTCATGAAGCAGTTACGGCTCAATTAGCAGCTAAAAGAGCAGGTACTGCTAAAACTAAGACACGTGGGCAAGTAAGAGGAGGTGGCCGTAAGCCTTGGAGACAAAAGGGTACCGGTCGAGCTCGTCACGGAAGTATTCGTTCACCTATTTGGGTTGGCGGAGGAACTACTTTTGGCCCACAACCACGTAGTTATGAGAAGAATGTTCCTAAAAAAGTAAAGAAGTTAGCAGTTAAATCTGCATTAAGTGCTAAGGTTGCAGAAAACAGTTTATCTGTCGTAGATGAATTTGATTTTGAGCAACCAAAAACTAAGCAAATGGTGTCAGTGTTAGATAATTTTAAAGCAGCTGACAAGAAAGTATTAATTGTGCTTAATGTTAGGGATAATAATATCTATAAATCAGCTAGTAATATCCCAGGAGTTAAAGTAGTTACTTCTAACCAAGTGAATGTTTATGATGTATTAAATAGTGATAAAGTATTGATTACTAAAGGCGCTATTAATCAAGTTGAGGAGGTGCTGGCAGTATAA
- the rplW gene encoding 50S ribosomal protein L23, which produces MKDLRDVIIAPHISEKSMEDMEEQNWYTFKVAIKANKSEIKQAVQQAFDVKVKKVTTCRMPGKKRRRGYHEGRTSEWKKARVKLSEDDRIDIFEGV; this is translated from the coding sequence ATGAAAGATTTAAGAGATGTTATTATTGCACCTCATATTTCTGAAAAGAGTATGGAGGATATGGAAGAACAAAACTGGTATACTTTTAAGGTAGCTATAAAAGCCAATAAGTCTGAGATTAAGCAGGCTGTACAACAAGCATTTGATGTTAAAGTTAAAAAGGTGACTACCTGTAGAATGCCTGGTAAAAAGAGACGAAGAGGTTATCATGAAGGAAGAACTTCTGAGTGGAAGAAAGCTAGAGTTAAGTTATCTGAAGATGATAGAATAGATATTTTTGAAGGTGTATAA
- the rplB gene encoding 50S ribosomal protein L2 gives MAIKKFKPTTPSRRYMTVSTFEEITTDKPEKSLLEPLKKTGGRNNNGRITTRHRGGGHKRKYRVIDFKRDKVGVPAKVATIEYDPNRSARIALLNYADGEKRYILAPRGLKVGDNVVSNSEADIKPGNALPLKNIPVGTVVHNIELKPGKGGQLVRAAGAQAQVMAKEGDFAHVELPSGEGRLININCKATVGQIGNVDHENITIGKAGKSRWLGRRPSVRGVSMNPHDHPHGGGEGRKPAGRHPVTPWGEPTIGKKTRKKKKSDRLIVKSRHQKKSRK, from the coding sequence ATGGCAATTAAGAAGTTTAAGCCGACTACTCCATCAAGAAGGTATATGACTGTTAGTACTTTTGAAGAGATTACAACTGATAAGCCAGAAAAATCTCTATTAGAGCCGTTGAAAAAGACTGGTGGACGTAATAATAATGGTAGAATTACTACTCGCCACCGTGGAGGCGGTCATAAAAGAAAGTATAGAGTTATTGATTTCAAACGAGATAAAGTTGGAGTTCCGGCAAAAGTAGCAACAATTGAATATGATCCAAATCGTTCTGCTCGAATTGCTTTATTAAATTATGCTGATGGTGAAAAGAGATATATCCTTGCTCCTAGAGGATTGAAAGTAGGAGATAATGTTGTGTCAAATTCTGAGGCCGATATTAAACCAGGGAATGCATTACCGTTAAAGAATATTCCGGTAGGTACTGTTGTACACAATATTGAGCTTAAGCCTGGAAAAGGTGGTCAGTTAGTGCGCGCTGCTGGAGCTCAAGCCCAGGTAATGGCTAAAGAAGGTGACTTTGCTCATGTTGAATTACCTTCTGGAGAAGGTAGATTAATTAATATTAATTGTAAAGCTACTGTAGGTCAAATTGGAAATGTGGACCATGAGAATATTACTATTGGTAAAGCAGGTAAGAGTCGTTGGTTGGGTCGAAGACCTAGTGTTCGCGGTGTCTCTATGAACCCACATGACCATCCACATGGTGGTGGAGAAGGAAGAAAGCCTGCTGGTAGACACCCAGTAACTCCTTGGGGTGAACCTACTATTGGTAAGAAGACACGGAAGAAGAAGAAATCAGATAGATTAATTGTTAAGAGTCGACATCAGAAAAAATCCCGTAAATAA
- the rpsS gene encoding 30S ribosomal protein S19 produces the protein MARKRPFIKKKLLKKIKEMNEKGEKEVIKTWSRSSTIYPQMVGHTIAVHDGRKHVPIFITEEMVGHKLGEFAPTRIFRGHGEHTERSTTLK, from the coding sequence GTGGCGCGTAAAAGACCTTTTATAAAAAAGAAATTATTGAAGAAAATTAAAGAGATGAATGAGAAAGGCGAAAAGGAAGTTATTAAAACATGGTCTAGAAGTTCTACTATTTATCCACAAATGGTAGGTCACACTATTGCTGTGCATGATGGACGCAAACATGTTCCAATTTTCATTACTGAAGAAATGGTTGGACATAAGTTAGGTGAGTTTGCACCAACTAGAATCTTTAGAGGGCACGGGGAACATACTGAAAGATCTACAACATTAAAGTAG
- the rplV gene encoding 50S ribosomal protein L22 translates to MEAKAIAKEVRISPRKARLVIDLVRDKEIGEAIGILKNTPKKAAGIIEKVLNSAVANAEHNHGMIADELRVSEAYVDEGPTMKRYKPRAMGQASPINKRTSHITIKVVEKEG, encoded by the coding sequence GTGGAAGCTAAAGCTATTGCAAAAGAAGTACGGATTTCCCCACGTAAAGCAAGATTAGTGATTGATTTAGTGCGGGATAAAGAGATTGGTGAAGCTATTGGAATTCTAAAGAATACGCCTAAAAAAGCAGCAGGAATAATAGAAAAAGTTCTTAATTCTGCTGTTGCAAATGCTGAGCATAATCATGGGATGATTGCTGATGAGCTTCGTGTTTCTGAGGCTTATGTAGATGAAGGGCCAACAATGAAGCGGTATAAGCCAAGAGCTATGGGACAGGCAAGTCCTATTAATAAAAGAACAAGTCATATTACTATTAAAGTAGTAGAAAAGGAGGGATAA
- the rpsC gene encoding 30S ribosomal protein S3 produces MGQKINPHGLRVGVIKDWDAKWYAEKDEYADLLHEDLEVREHIKEKMYEAGISRIVIERAADRIKIDVHAARPGMVIGKGGSEVTTLRSELEAITDKKVQVNVVEVKRPDQDAQLVAENIARQLVNRVSFRRAMKQALNRAMRQRDVEGFKIECAGRLGGADMARTEGYSEGSVPLHTLRADIDYGFTEAYTTYGKIGVKVWINKGEILPDVNNDED; encoded by the coding sequence ATGGGACAAAAAATTAATCCACATGGACTAAGAGTTGGAGTTATAAAAGATTGGGATGCTAAATGGTACGCTGAAAAGGATGAGTATGCTGATTTATTACATGAAGATTTAGAAGTTAGAGAGCATATTAAAGAAAAAATGTATGAAGCAGGAATTTCTCGAATTGTAATTGAAAGAGCAGCAGATAGAATTAAAATTGATGTTCATGCTGCTAGACCAGGAATGGTAATTGGTAAGGGTGGATCTGAAGTAACAACTTTAAGAAGTGAGTTAGAAGCTATTACGGATAAAAAAGTTCAAGTAAATGTAGTAGAAGTTAAGCGTCCAGATCAAGATGCTCAATTAGTAGCAGAAAATATTGCTCGTCAATTAGTAAACAGAGTATCTTTCAGACGAGCTATGAAGCAAGCACTTAATCGGGCAATGCGCCAAAGAGATGTAGAAGGATTTAAGATAGAGTGTGCTGGACGTTTAGGTGGTGCTGATATGGCACGAACTGAAGGATATAGTGAAGGTAGCGTACCATTACACACTTTACGTGCTGATATTGATTATGGATTTACAGAAGCATATACAACTTATGGTAAAATCGGAGTTAAGGTTTGGATTAATAAAGGTGAAATACTACCTGATGTTAATAATGATGAAGATTAA